CCGCTTCCCAGGGAAGCAAGATTCTCCGATGTAACGGTAAAAAAAACGGGCTTTCCCCTCCATTTTAAGAAGAGATACAACCCCGCACTCGCGAAGACGGTTCTACTGAATGTGATCATCCAGACGCTTTCGTCGATCAATTTTGCGAAGAGGATATTTCCGCTGATGAGAAGCATCGCGAATTGGAATTCCAGGAATGTTTTTGTTTTGGATTCGGAGGACATGCTGACTCTTCAACCAAAAGACGAGAAAGCATTCTCCTGGAAAACAAAATTGGTTTTTTTAGATCAAAAGAAAAACGAAAAAGAGAGGAAACTGTTTTGAGTTTGTAAAAAAGACCTTCCCGATTCGGAAGAAAACGGAAAGGTTTCTTCTTGTTAAGCGACCTCGGATTCGATCGGGAAATAACGGTTGGCTCGGAGCATACTTTCAAAATCGTTAAACCGAATTCCATATCGTTTCATCGCGGGATGAACGAACGGAGCGACCATCTGTCTGAGATAAAACGGTTGATTTACGACGAAGTGATGGATTCCGTGAGTGCTTCCGAAGTTAAAACAGAAGACATGGAGTGGGGCTAAGAACCAAGCGTTCAAGACCTGAGTTTGCTGATTGATATTTTTTACGTCTCCGTAATAGTGCATATTGGAAGAAACGATTTGAATGCTCGATTGACGGATCCAGTTGGGAATCATATAAACTACCGCAACGACATTGAGAAAGGAGCGAATCGATTCTAAAAGTTCAGGAAAGGGAAGGGAAGTCGAAGAACCAAAGAATTGTTTACCGTAGAAGATCAGATTCAATCCGAGGAAGTTGTACCAGAGCGTGTAATAGACGACGAGCCAGGGCCAGCTTTCTCTCACGATTTCCTTTCTCTTAAACTTCGGTGCGTCCTTGACCAACTTTCTAAAGTTGAGAATCGCGGAGATGTTTCCGTCGATCATCGCCAAAAAACGAGTCAGTCCCGCTTTCATTCCGTTGCCGATCAATCTTTCCTCGATATCGTCTTTGTTTCCCGAAGCCTTATGGTGTAGAGTGTGGATCATTCTTCGATACCAGGGACTGATCGTGTTTCCTCGAAAGATCCAGACGGTCCAGAAGATGAGATTCTGAACTCGTTCGTTGTCTTTGAAATAGAGATTATGAATCGTATCGTGTTCGATCTCGTGTAAGAGTGAGGCGAGGATCGCGTTCGTGACGATCGCCGCCCAAGCGGGGATCACATTTGCGATATAAAGTCCCGCAGTAAGAATCATCAAAGTCGCAGATCCGAATGTGATCAGAGCGCCTAAAAAATCTTGGTGTTTCAAGATGGAGAATTTTTTTCTCAGGTTTCTATCTCGAAATCGAATCCAACGCATGATCTTGCTGTTTCTTTCTCGAAGTTCGAGGGTTTCCCATTTTTTCGGTTTTCTTTTGGGAATGATTTCCGTTTTCGCAAGTGTCAGAGTATTCATCTTTGCCTCTTTTTCATTTGGAGTGATCGGTATCATATGCGCCTTTTGGAAATGTGTCGTCCCATTCTATCGATTCGGACTTGCGCCGAAGTAGGAATCGATAGAACGCTCCTCCGAAACGCTTGCGGTCCCAAGGAAGCGTTCGATTGTTTCGAGTTCGCACGGAGGTTGATTTCGGTTGGAGTTCCGACAAAGAATCGAAGAGAAAACCCTGCTTGCCAAAAGTAGAATTCTAGGATAGAGGAAGGTCTTGCTCGAGGTTTTCCCGCCTCCGAAACTCAATGATTCGCTCCCTATGAGTCGCGCATCAACCCCTCCACTCAAAATTTGGGTGGGGCGCGCGATCGTTTCAGAGGATTGTCGTTGTTCCGACGGTTTTTTTCCGGAAATACAATTCCTTCTCGGGAAGAATGAAAACGAATTACGAAGGTTTTCTTTCCCTCTTTCTGAATTCGAATTCGGGAACGGGAGCGAGGAACGTCTCGAACTTAAAATTTCAATCTGCGTTTTCTCTCTGCGATTTAGAGCGAAACTCGCTCGGCGTGATTCCGGTATGTTTTTGAAAGGCACGATTGAAGGAAGACTTCGTCCGAAATCCAACGGAGTAGGCGATCTCTAGAATACTCTGAGTCGGTTCCGATTTAAGAAGATGGCAGGCTTCTGAAACTCGAAAGTCGTTTACAAAGACGGAAAAATTCTTTCCCAATTCTTGATTTAAGAATTCGGAAACTTGGTGGGTGGAAAGCGCGAGCTCGTCCGCGAGATCGCCGAGGCCGAGGTCTTCTTCCCGATACAAACGATCCCTTTCCATCAGTTGAATTAGATTCTCCTTTAAAACCTCTCGATCGATTCCTACCAAAAGGGAACGTGCGTATTTCTCCCTTGTCGCTTTTGTGACTTCTTCTAATTTTTGGAAGAATCCGGGATTTCTATGTCCGATCAAATAGGCCGCACAAAGAGCGAACCCCATTCCTCCCGTTGTCAAGATCAGGAAGTCAGAAATTTTTGTAATAAAGAAACAGGCGCCTAAACAAAGATGAAGAAGGGACGTGACCGCAAGAAAACTGAGAATCCTCGCAGTTGGTTCCGATTTCCAAACCTCCCATCTCCAAAGATCTTTGGAACTTTTTAAAACGAGAGAAATGTAGATCCCGATTCCAAAAACCGCGGGAAGTAAAATCCAATCCAAAGGACTCGGAAAAATTCTTTCTACAAAGGCTTTGCGAATGACTGATTCAATGTCCGGATAAAAGAACAAAACTGCACAATAAAGGAGAACGCCTAAGACGGGAAGAATGCTATGAAGAACGAATTTCTTTTTTGAAGAAGGAAAGGATTCTCCCGTGCTGGTCTTGTAGATTCCATACAATACGGGACCCACGGAATAAAGCGCCGGAATGTGAAGAAGAATCAACCAGGAATGGTAACTTTCTTTGGAAGAAAGAATCGAAATCGAACTCCCTTGCAAGATAGACATTCCTAAGAATAAAAATCCGAGCAGATAGTTGAGACGATTCTTATGAATTAGGACGATCTGTCCGAGAAACATCAAGGATCCTAAAGAGGTTCCAAAAATTCCCATCCAGTAAAAGATAATATGAATTGTATTTGGGAGAAAGTGAACGGACTGCGAAGTGGGGGAGCCGAATTCGAACACAACAGCGAATGCTATCGGTGCGAGCGACTCTGTCAAGGGAGAAAAGCATTCACTTCTCTCCCTTGAAAAAGATCAATATCTAGATCGCGATTTTTCCGGAAAAGGTTTTTTAGGAAGGGCTTCGTTGACTTTGATTTCTCTTCCACGGATCTGAGTTCCGTTTAAGCCGTCAATCGCCGCATTTCCTTCGTCTTTGTTCGCCATTTCCACGAAAGCCAGTCCCCGGGATTTGCCGGAAAGTTTATCAGTGATGATGCGTACAGAGGTTACTTCTCCAAAAGATTCAAAAGCTTTTCGGAGATCGTCTTCGGTTGCCTGATAGGCGAGGTTGCCTATGTAAATGTTCATGAGAAAGGGTCCTTACAAAAAATTACTGGCTTTTAAATCTGAATCAGATACTAGGGGAGACCAATCAATCAGCGGGATTCGGGAGAGAGATGACCTTTCCTGGTTACTTACATCATTCAAAAGTTCTCAACTGACCCGGGAAAAGGCAGCTAAAAATTCCAGTCGCGCTCACGGTAGTCATGGTCAAAAAAATGTCAAGAAAATCTCATATTTTGTGTCCGGAACTTTGAAAAATCAAAACCAGATTCTTTCTTTTTCCCTTTTTTGAATCCCGATTCGTTCCTATGTCTCTCATATACGAGTTTTTGCTCTTCTTTTGCATCTCTCATTCTATAGAATTCAAAAGGAAGCAGGGTTTGGAATTTTATTGAGAGAGAGTTTTCTTTTTTTCGATGAAACCTTTCTTTGCTCACCAAGGGAGAAATCCGTTTTTAATTTTTGACTTTCCCTTTCTCGATCGAAGGCCGCTTTATTCTGATTCTTCGATTTTTGTTTGAGACCGGTTTGATTTCCTTTTGAAGGGGAAATGCAAGAAAAGGAAGATTCAAAAAACGGAATTTACTCTTTTTCGTTTTTTTTGGAGGAAAGGTTCGGCAATTTTCTTAAGAAGTTTATTGGATAACGTTTGTTATGTAAAATTTAAGTTTAGATTTTCCCGAAGTCCTCATTTGATTTTTTTCCAATTCTTTCGGAATATAAGCCTGAAATAAGAGAACTGTATCCGGTCTCCGTATTCTTTCCTCTGCGATTTGAAATGGAGATTTGAAAATGAGATTCTTGTCTTGGAAATACACGGCGATGCTTTGGATTCTCTGCGGACTTCTTTCCTGCAAAGCGGAGGAAAAGAAATTCGACGCACTTTCCTTTTACGACAATATCGCCGACGACGGGGGATTGAAACTCTTCAATCTTCTCGATGAATACCCTTCCTTGAAAGCCGGGTTTCAGAGCTTACAACCGGAACAATTTAATATCCGACTCGACGGTTCTATGCGAAAGCCGGCTCGAAAAGATATCACCGGTTTTTTGAGGGTTTCATCGGACATGTTCTTGAAACCGGAAGCGCGCGTAAGAGAATTCCTTCTGAAAGCGAACACTCTGATTCATCGTCTCAAAGAAGCTCGAAACGGAGCGTTTGATGGAATCATTCCATGGTTGGAAAGAATTCGCCATTATCCGGGACAAGTCGTTCGGAACCTTTCGCCTATCAGTCAAAAAGCTTTGATCTATCTCTACAACACGTTGAACGCCGTTGATACGGAGATGAAGTATAAGGAACTCGCTTCGGCGCTCGCCGATCCGGATATGATCGAATTGTTTCAGGATCTTGAAATCGTCTTTCACAAGACTTTGGTTCAAAACGCTAACGCGAGGATCGGAGTGGAATCCATTCTCAAAGGTTTGATCGATCCTACATTGAGCGCGGACAAGATTCTTAAGAATCAAATGATCAATCTAATCGCCGAGATAGGAAACACATTTCAACAAAGGGCCGGCTTCAGCGATTTTAAATCCTCTGATACCGTACTCAAAGATCTGATCGTTAATTTGGAAAAATATTACACCGTCGGTGGGGCTGTACACGATCTTCCGGGAATCTACGATTATCGCGATCCGGACTATCCTTCCGATTTTGCGATCGTCATAACGGAGATCTTTCGTTATCTAAGGCCGATGTTCACGAGTGGAGGAATTTATACAAAGGATCCTAACGTTCTTTTGGGTAAGGAATTGAGTAAGAATCTTTTTCAGCTCGGCTTTTTAACTTCGATCGATGACGTAGATTTTTCTTTGAAAGAATTGATTCGTATGGATTATCTGGGAAGGGACCGGGCCTACGGAGGTTTCGAATACAAGATTTCCGCGCTGGAACATTTGATGTTTCTCCTAACGTTAGCGGATACTTATGGCTTTCGTTGGGAAAATCCAGCGGATACTACGATTATGAGTTTGGAGCCGAGCGCAGGTAACGGAGGTCCGATGACCGGAGGCGTTCTCACCGTCGGAGACAGCATTTATGCTTTGGGTTCCGCGATGACCGGAAATCTCGGCGTCAAAGCGTTCTTAAATCAAAGTGCGAACGACCAAGCGGTTTTTCGAAACGGGGATGCCGCGTCGCCGATTCCTTTTACGATGGGAATCAACACTCCTACGTTAGCGCTTCTTGAGGCGCCTGATCCTTCTACAGTTCCCTCCGCGACCGATCCCATCTTTACAAAAACGATTCCGTTTATGATGAGGTTGATTTCGAAGGTTGTGTTCTCCGGAGGAGGTCCATACTATAACAAAAACAGGAAGGACGCAAACGGAAATATCTACAGTCTCGATGGAAATCTGTATATGGACTCTTTGGGAAACGATTTGATCTATAAGTCTTCTTGGTCCAGTTCCGAATTTCGGATTAAGGTTTCCGATACGGGCTCCGGCAATTGTATGAACGGAAGTTTGTGTCGCTGGGTCGGTCCGGGCGGTAGAGAGACGAACGCGGGCAACTCGAACAATCAATTTACGCCTGTGTCCTCCGGTCTAAACGCGAGCGGTTCGAAGGGTTGGAGCATTCCCATTTGGGAAATCGCAAAGTCCGCTTCCGATCGAGCCTTGGAAAACGACGAAGAAGTGATCTATAAGAATTTTCAGTGGCTCCTTTCCGAAAAAAGAATGGTGGCCGTGATTCCACTTCGTGCCTCTCTCGGTCCCGGTGTTCCCTATAAGATGGCGGCTTTTGTGACCGTAATCGCAAACGGACTCAAGGGTTTGATGGGAGCGAAACCACAGTTTCAGGACGGAGGAAGTTGCGCTTCTAAAATCAACGGGAAGTGGATCCAGCTCGGAACTCTTTGGAAACCGGGATGCGCTTCCTCGACACAACCGAATTTTCGAGTCGCAGGAGTCCCGGTTTTGGAGGAGAATTTTTCCTCTCTCCCCGGGGATAGTATGTTTTTTTTAGAGGCATGGGATTATGGAACGAGTGGAAACAGTCCGATCACATTCAATAGTTTAGGAGATTCTAATGTTTATAATATCTTCTATCCTCCGAGTTCCCAATACGGGGTATTGCCTCCGGTGTTCGCGTTCAACTTTCCCGTTATGGAAAGGCTTTCCTTTCTCACTCCGGATTCGGTAACGCCTTCTCAAGTGAATTCCTACTGGAATCGGAGAAATAAACTTCTTCCGTTGATCGTCACTCTCGCTAAAGTTCTAACGGATCAAAGTGATCCTTCGAACGATAAAAATCCATTTCAACTTCTCACCGGACTGAGCTCTTCGCTCACACGTCCACTTCTTACGAAGGCGACCGATTTGGAAACGAATTCAGGTGGAACGACGATCACGATTGTAAAAACTTCCCTACCGAACGGAAGGTTTCGAAACCGACTCGCAAGTCCGGAAGAATATCTTTTTCGGCAGAGCGATCCCGTAACGGAAGAGCCGATTCGGAGTCCTCTTTCCGTTTTGATCGAAAAGGAAAGAGGATTTCAGGACGGTTTACTGAATCTTGTCTCCAAAACAAAACTCTTGACCAATCTGGTTCAGATGTTGGCCGAGATGGGGAGTCCGAACAGACAAAGAGGTACCGATCTTTTTTTTGCCGGACTTGCTTCGTTCGTTGGCGAGATTAAGATTTCTTCGGAAAATCCGACTTCGGTTCAATTTAATCTTCAGACGTATCTTGAAAAATTAGGAAACGATTTGGCAACCTATCCGGATACAAGACCGACTAACGTGTACGATCCACTTTGGGACGATATGGGCGTTGTTGCGGTTCGATTGAGGGATTATCTATCGAGAAGTTCCGTTTATTCCCTGATTCCGATGTTTGATTTTTCGATGGATCTTGTTTTGGAAGTAAAGCCGAGTCCGGAAGAAATGATCCATCTTCTGGATCTTTTCGGTTCGATCTTCCAAGACAAAACGGGTAACAGAGATTTTCTCTTGACCGGTCTTTTGACTTCGGACACACCCTCGCTCATTCAAGTTTCAGCCTCTTACGGTCGAAGTATCAACGGGGTTCTTATGGGATTATCTCTCACGGGAGAATTTTTTAGTTACCTGGAAGCGGACATGAGCACGCCTTACACGATTCGGGAGATCTTCGACGATTTGGAAAAACTCACCATATCCGATATGGTACAGAGTCGATCTGGAAACCATTCGCTTCTTTACAGCGCAGGAATCTTGATGAATCTTTTCGCGGACATTACGGAAAAGGGAAGGAAGCCTTTTCCGGATGGGGCCGTATTCTGGGATCGCTTCAATAAGAATGAGGATTCTGCGACTTACTGGGATAATTTGACCAGTATTTTTACTCGATAAGAATTTTATTCACCTCAATCTAAATCTCTCATAGAGGAATTGTCTGAAAGCCGGTCTCTTTAAAACGTCCGGCTTTTTTCGAGGAGAATCGGTTTATAAGAATCGCACCGAAATCATTTTCTATGAAGGATACGAACTTGGTTTTTTCGATCCAGATGTTTCGATGTTTGGATCGAAATGCATAGAAATACTTTGATCTCTCCTTCCATTTTCCTCAAAAGAGAATCCACCGAATTCAAACAAAATCTTTCGGAACCGGCAGACATTTTTTGCACGAACGAATTCGATTCTTCCTTTGAAAAGAACCAAAAAGAATCCATGGAATTTGTGTGATATCCTACACTATGGGAACTCTTCTCTCCAGACTAGGTAGGAAGGCATTTTAAACGTTATAGAACGATTGACATAAATCATCTTTTTTATTCGAACATTCGAAAAAAAACCAAAATATAAGTAGAGCGTAAGTCTGAAATCGATCGGGTCCGTATTCTTTTTTCTTGTTTTAAGAGAAAAGAACGAAACGAAACGGAGTTTCACATGCTAATTCAGGAAAGGAAATTCATCGGAGTTATAATCTTTTTGAGTATTCTTTACGTCGATTGTTCGGACAAGAAGAAAGACTCAGGCTTTGATCTTTTGGCGCTTTTTGATATCGGTGGAAGCTCAGGCGGGCAAGGTCCGAATGCTTCGGTGATTCCCGCTTACAATAGTGTGGACAATCAAGTCGCTACGTTGCCTGCAAATTTCGGTCAAGCAGGTCCGCAGGCACATCTCTTCATCAATTCCTACGAAAACGTGAATCGTTATAAGGATTTGGAAATTCAATTTTCAAAACCTATGAATCGAGCACTCACGGAAGCAAGCATAACGTTGGAAGGGGCATCCGGACCGTTGCCTGGTCCGGGTATCGGAGTAGAGTTTTATTGGGCGAGCGAGCAACGACTGATTCTGAATCCCTATCGAGAATTGAAACCGGGAGAAAAATATACACTTTCCATTAGTCAGGATGCTTTGACGGTATCCAACAAATCTCTGATATCCTATTCTCAAGAATTTAAAACGACATTGAATTATTCGCTTAACAATTCGGTCAGTCAAGGAGCAATGACGCGCTCTCTCAACGGCACCGACGATATATCTTTGGATACTTCCGCGGATGTTACGATCAATTCCACGTTTCAAAATCCGGTAAACGGAGAAAACTATATCGATTCGGTTTATCTAAGAATGAGCGGAAGTGGTTCTTCCATCAAAATTTGTCCGAATGCGCTACCCGGTTTCACTTGTTCCATGAATCCGATCAGTTTGAATCTTTCCAACTCCGCTCTTCCTCCAGTGATCGGAGGAAACACCTATTACTATGATATCCAGACCAAGTTCGGTCCGAGTTATAAGAAATATTTCAGCTTCAATTACGGGAATCTAACGAACCCGAATACGCTTCTAACCAATATTTCCAATGGAGTTATGGATGAAGCTCAGATGCTTCCTTTTCTTGGAAAGGTGATTCAAAAATTTACGACTGGTGCGTTTAAGGTTCAGGATAACAACGGAACTCCTCGAACGTTTCAAGAATTTTTAATCGGACTTCCGGATCATTCCAAGAAGAAGTTTTATGACAACGGTCAATGGAACATCGGAGAAGCGTGTATTCGCCCGGGACAAGCCGGCTCGGGAGGAACGAACAAAATAGACGACTTTAAGAATCAAGAATTTATTTCAGTGTTAGGTGCGAAGCCAGGCACCGAAGGAAGGGGATACTGTTGGGTTCCATCCGCTATGTATCCAACGTATCCCACTTCCATCGTAGGACCTAAAGGCGCTGAAGATCAAGGAGAATGGGCGTTTGACAAATGGCCGAAAGCCGTGGCTCCATTTAGTAGATACAATGCACCACTCGAAGATTCCTTAGGTGCGGCGAGTATGACGATGGACGTCTACGTTACGGATATGAGACTTCCTTCCTTTGTGAAAAATTCTTCCGGGACTCAACTGGGAAATATCTCG
Above is a genomic segment from Leptospira stimsonii containing:
- a CDS encoding fatty acid desaturase; translated protein: MNTLTLAKTEIIPKRKPKKWETLELRERNSKIMRWIRFRDRNLRKKFSILKHQDFLGALITFGSATLMILTAGLYIANVIPAWAAIVTNAILASLLHEIEHDTIHNLYFKDNERVQNLIFWTVWIFRGNTISPWYRRMIHTLHHKASGNKDDIEERLIGNGMKAGLTRFLAMIDGNISAILNFRKLVKDAPKFKRKEIVRESWPWLVVYYTLWYNFLGLNLIFYGKQFFGSSTSLPFPELLESIRSFLNVVAVVYMIPNWIRQSSIQIVSSNMHYYGDVKNINQQTQVLNAWFLAPLHVFCFNFGSTHGIHHFVVNQPFYLRQMVAPFVHPAMKRYGIRFNDFESMLRANRYFPIESEVA
- a CDS encoding AraC family transcriptional regulator, with protein sequence MFLGQIVLIHKNRLNYLLGFLFLGMSILQGSSISILSSKESYHSWLILLHIPALYSVGPVLYGIYKTSTGESFPSSKKKFVLHSILPVLGVLLYCAVLFFYPDIESVIRKAFVERIFPSPLDWILLPAVFGIGIYISLVLKSSKDLWRWEVWKSEPTARILSFLAVTSLLHLCLGACFFITKISDFLILTTGGMGFALCAAYLIGHRNPGFFQKLEEVTKATREKYARSLLVGIDREVLKENLIQLMERDRLYREEDLGLGDLADELALSTHQVSEFLNQELGKNFSVFVNDFRVSEACHLLKSEPTQSILEIAYSVGFRTKSSFNRAFQKHTGITPSEFRSKSQRENAD
- a CDS encoding RNA recognition motif domain-containing protein — encoded protein: MNIYIGNLAYQATEDDLRKAFESFGEVTSVRIITDKLSGKSRGLAFVEMANKDEGNAAIDGLNGTQIRGREIKVNEALPKKPFPEKSRSRY